Genomic window (Funiculus sociatus GB2-C1):
CGCTACGATTTTACCAACGCGCCAGCTTACAGCGAAAAAAACTGGGGACGCGCTTTTCCGCAAAAATGGTTTTGGGTGAATTGTAATAGCTTTGACAATGAACCTATCGCCTTAACTGCTGGTGGCGGTAGACGCGGGGTGTTGTGGTGGATGGAATCTGTAGCGATGATCGGTTTGCATTATCGCGGAAAATTCTACGAGTTTGTACCCTGGAACTCAAAGGTAAACTGGAATATACAGCCTTGGGGCAGTTGGCAGATGCAAGCGAGAAATGAGCATTTTGAAATTGAACTCACCGGAACTAGCGATCGCCCCGGAACTCCCCTGCGTGCGCCCACAGAAAACGGTTTAGTTTTCTGTTGTCGCGATACCATGAACGGTCAGCTTAGCCTGGAACTGCGAGAGCTATGCGCCAGCAAACCGAAAACCATCCTGAAAGCACACAGTTCTCTATGTGGATTAGAAACAGGAGGTACTTCTTGGGAAGAAACCTGGCGGTCTGCTTAAAGATAGGTGAGTGATGGTTCGCTCAACTGCTATGATCGGCTTAGAGTTGGGGCTGTAGCTCAGATGGATAGAGCGAGCGCCTCCTAAGCGCTAGGTCGCCGGTTCGAGTCTGGCCAGTCCCGTTGTCTGCTAATCTCTAATAATATTTCTCGCCCAGTAAAGTGCATCTACCGTTGACGCACTTGTTGGGATAGAGAAATTTCATATTGGGCGCACTTGCCCCAACTTTAAACTCGGCTTTTTCGATTGATGATTCTGAAAATTTCTCCCAGCGGACAACAAAAATTATTTTCCAAGACTTCTCAGTCTAAAGCTAAATCTTATCGGTTGCTGTTGCTAGTCCTACCTATAATGCTTTGGTTTGGGTACAAGCAGGTTGAAAAAAGTTTCATTAAACCCCAAGCATTATTAGTTTTGGGTGGTTCCACTAAAGATTTGGAGCGTGAGAAGTTTGCAGCTAAATTGGCGCATGAAAACCCAGATTTACCAATCTGGGTTTCTTCAGGTAGCACCAACAAAACCTACGTCAAACGAGTTTTTGCCAAAGCTGGAGTTGATCCTAGTCGCCTGCGCTTGGACTATAAGGCGTTGGATACGGTCACTAACTTTACCACCCTGGTTGACGAAATGGAAGCTAAAGGGATCTCTAGCATCTATTTAATTACCTCTGACTACCATATGCGCCGCGCCAGGGTAATTGGAGAGATTGTTTTAGGCAGTCGGGGAATTGCGATTAAACCTGTAGTAGTGGAAACAGGGAACCCATCTGAGCCGATTGAAAAATCAATCCGCGATGGAGCCAGAGCTATTCTCTGGGTGACTACCGGATATACAGGGGCTACCCTAAGTAAGTCGTATAGAACGCCTCCCTAATCCCAGCAATTCTCATTGAAATTATTAGTAATTGTAAATATGTAGTGAAAATTTTCTACACCACTAGAGAGGCATTAATAATGATGGCTAAAATACCCCCTATATCACAAATGTTGAATGTTAAGAAAACTCTATAAAAATTATCCCCAAATCATGATAAATTTGGGGATAAATGCTAATTAATTTTATTAGTTTCTATGGTACAGTCATTTCCGAAGCTTGTCAAAGAACTG
Coding sequences:
- a CDS encoding YdcF family protein; amino-acid sequence: MILKISPSGQQKLFSKTSQSKAKSYRLLLLVLPIMLWFGYKQVEKSFIKPQALLVLGGSTKDLEREKFAAKLAHENPDLPIWVSSGSTNKTYVKRVFAKAGVDPSRLRLDYKALDTVTNFTTLVDEMEAKGISSIYLITSDYHMRRARVIGEIVLGSRGIAIKPVVVETGNPSEPIEKSIRDGARAILWVTTGYTGATLSKSYRTPP